One Dysosmobacter welbionis DNA segment encodes these proteins:
- a CDS encoding tyrosine-type recombinase/integrase yields MANRGPTFFAKALSRYFFEYLPSERGLSQETIQSYRDAMSLLLDFCERERKIRRDRLEVSDFNRELIDAFFRWLEQEKGNSITTRNQRRAAINAFFKFLQYEDPGFVLLCQQIREIPPKKCEQRVVPHLSEEAIQTIFGQPNLTTREGRRDFAFLTLIYESAARASEIANLRFGDIRFDKKWAVVHLKGKGRKFRDIPVLPVPAKILKDYLAEESQYRQCDIDAPLFCNRSKAPLTRGGVYYIIQKYVSLAQKEKPDLFPVRVHPHVFRHSRAMHWLEAGVDLQYIKDLLGHSDIKTTEVYARLNIKMKQKLLEQVHPQQLSDQQPSWTDDENLMQWLTQLYIPTK; encoded by the coding sequence ATGGCTAATCGTGGACCGACTTTTTTTGCCAAAGCGTTATCAAGATATTTCTTTGAGTATTTACCATCTGAAAGGGGACTAAGCCAAGAAACAATTCAATCCTATCGAGACGCAATGTCCTTGCTACTGGATTTCTGTGAACGGGAACGCAAAATTCGAAGAGATAGGCTGGAAGTTAGCGATTTCAATAGAGAGCTAATTGATGCTTTTTTTCGGTGGCTGGAACAGGAGAAAGGTAACTCTATTACGACAAGGAACCAACGGCGAGCAGCAATCAATGCGTTTTTTAAGTTCCTGCAGTATGAAGATCCAGGCTTTGTACTGCTATGCCAACAGATCCGGGAAATTCCTCCGAAGAAATGTGAGCAAAGGGTTGTCCCGCATCTTTCGGAAGAAGCCATCCAAACTATTTTTGGACAGCCGAACCTTACAACGCGTGAGGGACGGCGTGACTTTGCCTTCTTGACCTTAATCTATGAATCTGCTGCTCGTGCATCTGAAATCGCTAACCTTCGCTTTGGTGATATCCGTTTTGATAAAAAATGGGCCGTTGTACATCTGAAAGGTAAGGGAAGAAAGTTCCGAGATATACCAGTTCTTCCTGTACCTGCAAAGATCTTGAAGGATTATCTGGCTGAGGAATCCCAATATCGCCAATGTGATATAGATGCCCCGCTTTTTTGCAACAGAAGCAAGGCCCCTCTAACACGAGGCGGTGTCTACTACATCATACAGAAATATGTTTCCCTTGCACAAAAGGAGAAGCCTGATTTGTTCCCAGTGCGGGTCCATCCTCATGTATTCAGACACAGCCGAGCGATGCATTGGTTAGAGGCCGGTGTGGATTTGCAATATATAAAAGACCTGTTAGGGCATTCTGACATTAAAACTACCGAGGTGTATGCCCGGCTGAACATTAAAATGAAGCAAAAGCTGTTGGAGCAAGTGCATCCGCAGCAGCTTAGTGACCAGCAGCCCTCTTGGACAGATGACGAAAATTTGATGCAATGGTTGACTCAGCT
- a CDS encoding tyrosine-type recombinase/integrase, whose amino-acid sequence MSKKPFFTGPFAPICESYVAQKRASGLDYNQQAKLLRLFDNFCKDYEIQSYTITKEIALTWCKKRPNEADATRYSRVSEMQRFAQYLCKQGYPSYLLPALPKCGEQHVPYIFSTDELHLIFERLDSLSPTNLSPNRHLTMPLLFRVLYGCGLRISEALALLKNDVDLKDGILHIRHGKNDRERIVPMSATLTEECRKYAQAVHKNTVESTPFFYAKGGTPYTKSTIGKFFRGILWDVGIPYKGKQFGPRVHDLRHTFCCHNIQKWAEAGLPIYSNLLILSRYVGHTSISSTQYYLRLTAQSFPHIMDICEQNLGGMYAPFDLAMEREGLQDG is encoded by the coding sequence ATGAGTAAGAAGCCCTTCTTTACAGGACCATTTGCTCCAATATGCGAATCCTATGTGGCACAAAAAAGGGCATCTGGTCTGGACTATAACCAGCAGGCCAAACTGCTGCGGCTATTTGATAATTTTTGTAAAGATTATGAGATTCAGAGTTACACAATTACGAAAGAGATTGCATTGACATGGTGCAAGAAGCGCCCAAATGAGGCGGACGCCACCCGATATAGCCGAGTGAGTGAAATGCAGAGGTTTGCCCAATACCTGTGCAAACAAGGTTATCCATCCTACCTGCTTCCAGCCCTTCCCAAATGCGGAGAACAACACGTACCCTATATTTTTTCAACGGATGAGTTACATCTCATTTTTGAACGACTTGACTCACTTTCTCCGACTAACCTATCCCCTAACCGACATCTTACTATGCCACTCTTATTTCGCGTACTCTATGGCTGTGGCCTTCGAATTTCTGAAGCGTTGGCGTTACTAAAAAACGATGTGGATTTGAAAGACGGAATTTTGCACATACGGCACGGAAAGAATGACCGCGAGAGGATTGTCCCAATGTCTGCCACATTGACGGAAGAATGTAGAAAATATGCGCAGGCTGTTCATAAAAACACTGTCGAATCAACGCCGTTCTTTTATGCAAAGGGCGGGACCCCTTATACAAAATCCACCATTGGAAAGTTCTTTCGCGGCATTTTGTGGGATGTGGGGATTCCATATAAAGGGAAGCAATTTGGGCCGCGCGTGCATGATCTCCGTCATACATTTTGCTGCCATAATATCCAAAAATGGGCTGAAGCTGGACTCCCAATATACAGCAATCTACTGATTCTTTCCCGTTATGTTGGGCATACATCGATTAGTTCCACCCAGTACTATCTCCGCCTGACCGCACAATCCTTCCCCCATATCATGGATATTTGTGAACAGAATTTGGGCGGCATGTATGCTCCGTTTGACCTTGCCATGGAAAGAGAGGGATTGCAGGATGGCTAA